Proteins encoded by one window of Paenibacillus sp. DCT19:
- a CDS encoding cupredoxin domain-containing protein, producing the protein MLISILSILIIVFLSGYIILNTYKRKENLNGMPGMMIAMSIGMMASLALGFQLGVVFNHDLAVPSMIAILFGLGTGYFAGKPISVLASLDGMLAGIMGGMMGAMLGSMLGFSYIMVLFVDILFILIFCVVLQIIGSDAAETKAPKRDGISVAFIAGIVTVAFGIVSVGVLLLNQYQDSRNPTVHAPTKEQTSVQQNVSYDVIPIDIQSNGFSQNNIVVQAGVPTQINFIKHSGYTCIKSIESADLGFDVYLEKGDNYITLKDLKPGTYHFNCGMYMYYGTITVV; encoded by the coding sequence ATGTTAATTTCCATACTAAGCATTCTCATCATTGTTTTTCTATCCGGATATATCATATTGAACACGTATAAACGCAAAGAGAACCTCAATGGTATGCCTGGCATGATGATTGCCATGAGTATAGGCATGATGGCTAGTCTTGCTCTAGGGTTTCAGTTAGGCGTAGTGTTCAATCACGATCTGGCGGTGCCTTCCATGATCGCTATTTTATTTGGATTGGGGACGGGGTATTTTGCAGGAAAGCCCATCAGTGTGCTCGCTTCGTTGGATGGCATGTTAGCCGGGATTATGGGTGGAATGATGGGAGCCATGCTCGGCTCTATGCTTGGTTTCAGTTATATCATGGTACTGTTCGTTGATATTTTGTTTATCCTTATCTTCTGCGTTGTTCTTCAAATTATAGGTTCAGATGCAGCTGAGACGAAAGCACCCAAAAGGGACGGAATAAGTGTAGCGTTTATTGCAGGTATAGTCACTGTTGCGTTCGGCATCGTCTCGGTTGGCGTACTCCTGTTAAATCAATATCAAGATAGCCGAAACCCTACCGTTCATGCACCGACAAAAGAACAAACTTCTGTTCAACAAAATGTGAGCTATGACGTTATTCCAATTGATATACAATCCAACGGTTTTAGTCAAAATAACATCGTTGTACAAGCAGGTGTGCCAACCCAGATTAACTTTATTAAACACTCCGGCTACACTTGTATTAAGAGTATTGAATCCGCGGATCTAGGGTTTGATGTGTATCTTGAGAAGGGTGACAATTATATTACGTTAAAGGATTTGAAACCTGGCACGTATCATTTTAATTGTGGCATGTATATGTACTATGGAACCATCACCGTTGTATAA
- a CDS encoding AraC family transcriptional regulator: MIELELPPIPYFLGAGRTEYSTGDHHPHRSKLGIYDLLIVAEGGLFMGENGSEWRLLSGDMLLLLPDGEHYSFQPCTEDTLFYWIHFEHEARQCTLATDDTSLSPALYSSRPFDNSYMLRLPKYLRLPDPQAVYDIVEQLLTLPTNATFWREQQLLGNLLSILEESGSRETESVATRLAERAATYIQAHYQNKVTNELLAEALHFHPNYIVRCMKARYGCTPSDYLQEIRLDRARRLLVTTDWSIERVAEEVGFRYSPYFSACFKRKMGISPLQFRKQYLR, from the coding sequence ATGATTGAACTTGAACTGCCACCAATCCCTTATTTCCTAGGCGCAGGTCGTACAGAATACAGCACTGGAGATCATCATCCTCATCGAAGCAAGCTTGGCATCTACGATCTACTCATCGTTGCTGAAGGTGGTTTATTCATGGGTGAGAACGGTTCAGAGTGGCGCTTGTTGAGTGGGGATATGCTGCTGCTCTTGCCAGATGGCGAACATTATTCGTTTCAACCCTGCACCGAAGATACGTTATTTTACTGGATTCATTTTGAGCACGAAGCAAGGCAGTGCACCCTGGCAACAGATGACACAAGTCTTAGTCCTGCGCTGTATTCGTCACGCCCTTTCGATAATTCCTACATGCTTCGACTGCCTAAGTACCTACGTCTCCCAGATCCTCAGGCTGTGTACGACATAGTTGAGCAACTGCTGACTTTACCAACGAACGCTACATTTTGGAGAGAGCAGCAACTGCTAGGCAACCTACTAAGCATACTTGAAGAGAGTGGCTCAAGAGAAACCGAATCGGTTGCAACCCGTTTAGCAGAACGCGCGGCTACCTACATTCAGGCTCATTATCAGAACAAAGTTACCAATGAGCTGCTTGCAGAAGCCTTACATTTTCACCCCAATTATATTGTACGATGCATGAAAGCCAGGTACGGTTGCACCCCCTCGGACTATTTGCAGGAGATACGGCTCGATCGTGCTAGACGTTTGCTGGTGACCACCGATTGGTCTATTGAACGTGTTGCCGAAGAAGTTGGTTTTCGCTACTCCCCTTACTTCTCCGCGTGTTTCAAACGTAAGATGGGAATCTCCCCACTGCAATTCCGTAAGCAATATCTGAGATGA